The genomic window TTCAGCGTGATGTTATTGATAAAATCATTTGAGGTACACAGGTTCAGGAATGACCCGGAGCAATACTGCGCAGCAGCAGGCTGGCCAAATAGCAAAAGGAAGAAACCAAGTAGTCTTGCTGTGATGGAGTAAATGTTTTGTTTCATGAATAGTCATTTAATGGTTGGAGATGGTATTGTTGGGTTGGGTTGGGTTGAGTTGGTCTGACAGAAGGCATTGCGGCAATATTATTCTCAGGTGGCATTCACGCCTGATGCCTTCGCAAACCGAAAAGTAAACTTAAGATTAATTGGTTTAATACCGTTTACTTTTTTTATCCGCGTATTCATCATTTGAAGAAACGTGCGCTGTAATGAGCTGTTATTCCGCTATGTTTTTTTATGCAGTATGAAATTGCGATACTATCGTAAAACGGTGTTGTTTCGGGGTCAGTGGAAATAGCGTTATGAAAGATATGATGCAATTTACCATTGGCTCATTTTATTCTTTTTGCGACACAGCAATTTACTCAGAGTTCTGCATAAAGAATTCCCACTGCCAAAGCCAGCAGCACCAGCACCGGTGCTTTAATTCTGGTAAATTCAAGCAACAGGAAAGTCATCACTACCACACCCATATTGATCCAGAGAAACTGCAGGTTGGTGTAAAGTATCACAGCCGCGGCAAGCACCAGCCCTACGGAAGCCGCATTGATGCCGATGAGCGATTTTCTTACGAAGGCAAAATGCTTGGCATATTGCCAGAATGGGTAGACAATAAAAGCTATCAGCGTGCCCGGCAAAAAAATGGCTACGATACCAATTATACAACCACCAAACTGCGAGGTGGCCCCCATGCCTTTAAGCGCCATTCCTCCTGTAAATGCGGCAAGGGCAAATGACGGGCCCGGCAATGCCTGATTGATGGCCAGGCCGGAAAGAAAATCTGTTGCTGAGATATAATGATGGTGCTTGACGAACTGTTCAAACATCATCGGCACCAGCACACTGCCGCCGCCGAAAGTAAGCGCACCAAAGCGGAAGAAGTTTTCAAACAGTACAAATGGTTTTGCCTTAGTAACCAGTGCCAGTGCACCGGCCAGCAAAAACACACCGAAGAAAATGGTAATGCCACGATAGGCATGCTTCCATTTTACCTTTTGTAATTCATTGTTCCCGCCTGATGGTTGCTGAGAAGGAAAGACAATGGCTTCGCTCTCCCTCTCTTTGTGCGTTATATTGGTGACTATTGCCGCGCCCAATAAAATAAGCGGAAATGTCCATGGAGTAGTAACGGCCAGCGCCGCCCCTATGGCCAGCAGCATGATGGAGACAGAAGTCCTGTTGTTCACCACATGGAGTCCCATCCTGAATCCGGCATGAGCAATTACACCGATGGCCATCGGTTGAATAAACAGCAGAAAGTCGGTCGGCATATTTCGTGTTTCGAAAGTAGAAAACACGGCCACGAGCAACGACATTATCAATGATGCGGGAAGTATCCATACCAGCAATGCGAGTATGGCCATCAGCGCATTCCATTTTTTCTGCGTGAGCACAATAATGGTTTGCGTGGAAGCCGGACCGGGCAGCATCTGGCAGAGTGCGTTCACCTCCAGGAGCTCATCGTGTGTGAAATAGCGGCGTTTCACCACCAGGATGTGATTCATCACTGCCAAATGTCCCTGCGGGCCACCGAATGAGGTGATGGCAACCAGGAAGATATCTTTCAGATAGATGAGGGCCCTGGGCCTCATGAGCTGATCATTTATTTTTTTTCAGGCCGATTTCAATCAATCGCTCATCGAGATACTCACCGGCGGAGATGGGATCGTATTTACGGGAATTTTCCAGTGAGATGCAGGAGCCCAGGCAATCAAGCCGCATTTCAGAACGTGGATGCAGGAAGAAGGGAATGGAATAACGCGAAGTGCCCCATAACTCCTTCGGCGGATTTACAACCCTGTGCGTGGTTGATTTCAGCCGGTCGTTGGTGAGCCGTTGCAGCATATCTCCCACATTCACCACAATTTGTCCCGGCATAGCTGTCACCGGCACCCATTTTTCGTCGCGTGTAAAAATTTCGAGTCCCTCAGCAGAAGCGCCTACGAGCAAGGTGATCAGGTTGATGTCTTCATGCTGCTCTGCACGCAGAGCCGATTTAGGATCGCCGGTGATAGGCGGATAATGAATGGCACGCAGAATACTGTTTCCGTTGTGAATCTTCTTATCGAAATAGATTTCCGGAAGATCAAGATAAAGGGCGATGGCCCGCATCAGGTAGCCGCCGGCGATTTCGAAACTTTTATATGCATTGATATTTACTTCATTGAAACCCGGCAGTTCGGTTACCCATACATTATCGGGATATTCTTTTTTTATCGGGTCATCATCCATCACCATCTGCCCAAACTGAAAAAACTCCTTCAGGTCAGCCACCTTGCTTCCTTTAGCGTGTTCCCTGCCGAAAGAGGTATAACCCCTTTGCCCCGCAAGTTCGGGCCTTTCATACTTGAATTTGATTTCATCCGGTAAAGAAAAAAATGCTTTTACTTCCCGGTAGAGTTCTTCAATCATTTTATCATTGATACCGTGATTCTTCACGGCAACAAATCCTACGGTATGATATGCATCACCCAGCTCCCTGATAAAACTGCGTTTCTTTTCCGGTGTGCCGGAAATATAATCTGACAAGTCAACAACAGGTACATGATCCATGGCTTAATGTTTAATTTTCAATGAATGTAAAACTAAGAGAAGAAATCGGAAAGTGAAGCGAAGAATTAGTGAAGAAAAAAATGATGAACGGCATCTGTTCTTTTCATTTACCCGGCACCTGACAGTGCTGCAACAACTCCAGACATGCCATGAGCAGATGACCTGCTGTTGACAAGCTGCTCACCGCAATGGCTTATACTTTGAAGCGGACAGAATCTTCTGCGCATCCGTTTCTTCCATGAGCTGCTGCAGTGTATATCCTTCATTCTTTTCCATGAATGCCGTAACAATCCTCCATCCCACCCAGCTCCCGATATTGCCGGGCGCTTCTTCAGGCATGCCGGAAGTGGATGGCCCTTCGTTTATATATTTAGCATATTGCAGCGGATCGGTACTGTACAGCAATTTTTTCTCAATAAAAAATTTCCAGATCTCCGGTTCATTGTTTTTGCACCATACAAGATCTGCTTTTGTATAACCGGTGATGATGGAATCGTCGGCTGCGGGTAAAACCTTTTTCTTGAGATAAAGAATCTTGCCATTGTAGATCATGGCATCCAGCAATTTTTTACCGGGAGCATTGAATTCAAAGTTGGCTGTTGCCAGTACGTGTATGCAATTACATACCATATATTCGGGTGTAAAACGGCGCAGCAGGTATTGCGGCACCGGTTCGGTTTCATATTTATAAAATGCTGAACCGGGACCAAGGTATTTATCGAGGCTTATGCATAACAGGTCGTTGCCGACTGTAAAGGCGGGAGGCGCATTAATGAGCGTATTGACTTCCGGAATGGCAGCCTTCGGAAAATAATATTTAAAATAACGCAGTGCCAGCTGAAGATTTTGTGCAAAGACCGTCACATCATCAAACCGCATCATCGTGGAATCGTACAATGCCTGTGAATAAGGCGACTGTACATATTGCCAGATGCTGTCCTTCCAACTCTTGGTGGTATCCGCTTCGAGGTCCCATCCGCCTATCTCTCTGAAATAAAATGGAAATAAAACAGGATATTTTTTGCGCAGGGAATCTATCTGCGACGGATAGGCGGAAGCGCTGAGTGCAAACAGATCTTTTTCCATCCGGTTCAGTTTCAGATCAACCTCCACACCGGAGAGATCCGGTGGCTTACCAGAGTGGCAGGATGCAACGGTCAACAGCAGGGCCAACAGCCAACACTGCCGCGAAAATAACCGGCAGTTGCCGGCATACAACTTCACCATCATCCGGTTCATTCACCCTTGAATTGTGGTTTGCGTTTTTGCAGAAAGGCACTGATGCCTTCTTTACTGTCAGCCGATGCGGCAGCAATATCCTGGCAATAGGCTTCATAACCGAGCATAGTGTCAAGGTCGCAGTGGAAAGATTTATTGAGCATTTTTTTCATCAAGCCGATGGCTTTCGTTGGAGCGTTGGCATAAAAGTCAGCAACCTGTTGCACGGCACTATCGAGCTGATCCATCGGAACAGCGGATTTTACAAGGCCTATTGCCACCGCTTCCGCTGCTCCTACTTTCCTTCCGGTAGTGGCGAGATCGAATGCCATAGCCGAACCCACCAGCCGGGGAAGAAAATAGCCTGATCCGGAATCGAGCACAAGCCCGATATTGATAAAGATCTCCGAGAGTGCCGCTTCTTCTGCCGCTATCACCATATCGCAGGCAAGGGCAAGAGAACAACCCGCACCTGCTGCCACGCCATTCAACCGGCAGATCACCGGTTTCGGCATATTCCGCAACTGCCTGATGATAGGATTATAGCCGTTGTGCAGTGATTCGGCAATTTTGCGATCAGGATTCGCCATCACTTCTTTCAAATCCTGCCCCGAACAAAAAGCTTTGCCTGCACCCGTGATCACCACCACACGCACTGCCACCTGCCGCTCCGCTTCTTTCAGGGCCTGCAGCAGTTCCTTACGCAAAAGATCATTGAATGCATTATATACTTCAGGGCGGTTCAGTGTAATGGTGGCTTTGGCGCCGGTGATTTCAAACAAGATGGTTTCGAACATGGAGATCAGTTTTCAATTGATATTTTTTAAGAACAGGAATTTTTAATGCCGCCATAAAAGGCTACAATCAACAACACAAAGAAGTATGCTCCCTAACTGTTATTTTTCGTCTTTGTTGTGTCAAGAATTTTCCATCCTCTTTCCTTTGCTTTCATTACCATAGTCATTTGTCACTGCTAATTCCATTGCCTGGCGGCAGCAACCCGAATCTGCAGCGGTAAATATACACAAGCGCAATTTTTGTGCAGCATCAGGCAGGATGTGGCTTATGACTGGTTGATTACGCATGTTGTTTTTTGCCGGGTTTGAAACAAATAATGAAAGACATTGTCAATGCGGTCAAAGAAATTTACATTTGAGGAAACCAGACCATATGATCTCATGACACAGAACGTCAGCATTTTTTCTTGCCGCACCCTTTCTCTTCCGGCAGGCATAATCATGTCTGTGGCTGTAGTGATCTGCCTGTCATCCTGTGATTCATGTAAAACAAAACCTGATTTTCAAGATAAGACAGCACCTGCAGTAACCTGGATCGTGACGCATCCTTCGGGCAAGAAAGATACTATTCACGAAACCGGCAATGCGGTTGTATCGTGGAGTGAAGCGGTGAATGTGTTGGCCATCGTAGCAGATGACGGCGGTATCGTGGAAATCACGACCTACAGGTCAATATCCTATGATTGCCTGGGTGATGTTTTGCAATCACCTTCCTTCGG from Chitinophagales bacterium includes these protein-coding regions:
- the chrA gene encoding chromate efflux transporter, whose protein sequence is MRPRALIYLKDIFLVAITSFGGPQGHLAVMNHILVVKRRYFTHDELLEVNALCQMLPGPASTQTIIVLTQKKWNALMAILALLVWILPASLIMSLLVAVFSTFETRNMPTDFLLFIQPMAIGVIAHAGFRMGLHVVNNRTSVSIMLLAIGAALAVTTPWTFPLILLGAAIVTNITHKERESEAIVFPSQQPSGGNNELQKVKWKHAYRGITIFFGVFLLAGALALVTKAKPFVLFENFFRFGALTFGGGSVLVPMMFEQFVKHHHYISATDFLSGLAINQALPGPSFALAAFTGGMALKGMGATSQFGGCIIGIVAIFLPGTLIAFIVYPFWQYAKHFAFVRKSLIGINAASVGLVLAAAVILYTNLQFLWINMGVVVMTFLLLEFTRIKAPVLVLLALAVGILYAEL
- a CDS encoding isopenicillin N synthase family oxygenase, which encodes MDHVPVVDLSDYISGTPEKKRSFIRELGDAYHTVGFVAVKNHGINDKMIEELYREVKAFFSLPDEIKFKYERPELAGQRGYTSFGREHAKGSKVADLKEFFQFGQMVMDDDPIKKEYPDNVWVTELPGFNEVNINAYKSFEIAGGYLMRAIALYLDLPEIYFDKKIHNGNSILRAIHYPPITGDPKSALRAEQHEDINLITLLVGASAEGLEIFTRDEKWVPVTAMPGQIVVNVGDMLQRLTNDRLKSTTHRVVNPPKELWGTSRYSIPFFLHPRSEMRLDCLGSCISLENSRKYDPISAGEYLDERLIEIGLKKNK
- a CDS encoding enoyl-CoA hydratase/isomerase family protein, translated to MFETILFEITGAKATITLNRPEVYNAFNDLLRKELLQALKEAERQVAVRVVVITGAGKAFCSGQDLKEVMANPDRKIAESLHNGYNPIIRQLRNMPKPVICRLNGVAAGAGCSLALACDMVIAAEEAALSEIFINIGLVLDSGSGYFLPRLVGSAMAFDLATTGRKVGAAEAVAIGLVKSAVPMDQLDSAVQQVADFYANAPTKAIGLMKKMLNKSFHCDLDTMLGYEAYCQDIAAASADSKEGISAFLQKRKPQFKGE